Proteins encoded in a region of the Phaenicophaeus curvirostris isolate KB17595 chromosome 1, BPBGC_Pcur_1.0, whole genome shotgun sequence genome:
- the PICK1 gene encoding PRKCA-binding protein → MFADLDYDIEEDKLGIPTVPGTVTLKKDSQNLIGISIGGGAQYCPCLYIVQVFDNTPAALDGTVAAGDEITGVNGKSVKGKTKVEVAKMIQRVKGEVTIHYNKLQADPKQGKSLDIVLKKVKHRLVENMSSGTADALGLSRAILCNDGLVKRLEELERTAELYKGLTEHTKSLLRAFFELSQTHRAFGDVFSVIGVREPQPAASEAFVKFADAHRNIEKFGIHLLKTIKPMLTDLNTYLNKAIPDTRLTIKKYLDVKFEYLSYCLKVKEMDDEEYSCIALGEPLYRVSTGNYEYRLILRCRQEARTRFAKMRKDVLEKIELLDQKHVQDIVFQLQRFVSTMSKYYDDCYAVLRDADVFPIEVDLARTTLSYGQKDTFTDGAEEEEDEGGSERDSSRKEDTNGEKLIDDA, encoded by the exons ATGTTTGCAGATTTGGACTACGATATTGAGGAAGATAAGCT GGGGATACCCACTGTACCTGGAACAGTGACCCTGAAGAAGGACTCCCAGAACCTGATTGGGATCAGCATCGGGGGAGGAGCACAGTACTGCCCCTGTCTCTACATTGTCCAG GTATTTGATAACACTCCAGCAGCCTTAGACGGCACTGTGGCAGCTGGCGATGAAATCACAGGAGTGAATGGGAAGTCTGTGAAAGGGAAGACCAAGGTGGAGGTGGCCAAGATGATACAGAGGGTAAAG GGAGAAGTGACAATACACTACAACAAGCTTCAGGCTGACCCAAAACAGGGCAAGTCTTTGGATATCG TATTGAAGAAGGTAAAGCATCGACTGGTAGAGAACATGAGCTCAGGGACAGCGGATGCCCTGGGGTTAAGCCGAGCCATACTTTGCAATG ATGGGCTGGTGAAGAGGTTGGAGGAGTTGGAGAGGACTGCAGAGTTATACAAAG GCTTGACAGAGCATACCAAgagtcttctcagagccttctttgaGCTGTCCCAGACGCATAGAG CATTCGGAGATGTTTTCTCTGTCATTGGTGTACGGGAACCGCAACCAGCTGCCAGCGAAGCCTTTGTGAAATTTGCTGATGCCCATCGCAACATTGAGAAGTTTGGGATTCACCTTCTGAAAACAATTAAGCCG ATGCTTACTGACTTGAATACGTACCTGAATAAGGCCATTCCTGACACGAGGCTGACTATCAAAAAGTACCTGGATGTCAAGTTTGAATATTTG TCTTACTGCCTGAAAGTCAAGGAGATGGATGACGAAGAGTACAGCTGCATT GCTCTGGGTGAACCCCTTTACCGGGTCAGCACTGGGAACTACGAATACCGCCTTATCCTGCGTTGCCGGCAGGAGGCTCGCACGCGCTTTGCCAAGATGAGGAAGGACGTGCTAGAGAAAATAGAGCTCCTGGACCAGAAACACG TGCAAGACATCGTGTTCCAGCTCCAGCGTTTTGTCTCTACAATGTCCAAGTACTATGACGACTGCTATGCTGTACTCCGAGATGCGGATGTCTTTCCCATTGAGGTGGACCTTGCCCGCACTACTCTCAGCTATGGGCAGAAGGACACATTCACAGATGgggcagaagaagaagaagacgAAGGAGGAAGCGAGAGAGACAGTAGCAGGAAGGAGGACACAAATGGTGAAAAGCTTATTGATGATGCCTGA